The following proteins are co-located in the Desulfurococcus amylolyticus Z-533 genome:
- the thiI gene encoding tRNA uracil 4-sulfurtransferase ThiI has product MPTYLITVAGEIPLRSKKTRSRLYYRLIDNIRRRLARRNITLQVAKVIDAKIFVETQVEALQELSRVFGVHRVSEVQVLEFRDLGELAKEIASRTIEHVRDRKFAVRVKRSGRHGFTSLDVAREVGALLKPYSKGVDLENPDIEVEVEVRGNKAYLYSNVAMGPGGLPLGSSGRALVLFSGGFDSPVAAWMIAKRGVEVDFLHYVMGSSEVSRQAFSVARKLSEEWLSSYNPRFITVDFTPLIAEIEERIEWSYRQVVLRALMYMVADKIATELGYNTIVTGEALSQASSQTLANLVAVESAVSPRSIILRPLIGFDKEEIIEYSRRIGLYDYSSRVAETCAIAPTHVVTRISSEKLKSLIERLDVRLVERMAGEYRVVDVFSASPEEAVPGYSEEIDSIPGDSIIIDVRSYEEYKRDALPGAIHLSMVDFNNLPRDKPVVLYCTTGGISLLLARELRGKGFKAYSLRGGLARYRAGLEKTR; this is encoded by the coding sequence TTGCCGACATACCTTATTACAGTAGCTGGAGAAATACCTTTGAGATCCAAGAAGACTAGGTCGAGGCTCTACTACAGGCTCATCGATAATATAAGGAGGAGGCTTGCCCGGAGAAACATCACTCTGCAAGTAGCCAAGGTAATTGATGCCAAGATATTTGTTGAGACACAGGTCGAGGCTCTACAGGAGTTGAGCAGGGTATTCGGGGTCCATAGAGTATCGGAGGTCCAGGTGCTGGAATTCAGGGATCTTGGTGAGCTAGCCAAGGAGATAGCGTCTAGGACGATAGAGCATGTAAGGGATAGGAAGTTTGCTGTGAGGGTGAAGAGGAGTGGAAGACACGGATTCACATCCCTCGACGTAGCCAGGGAGGTGGGAGCATTACTGAAACCGTATTCGAAGGGCGTGGACCTGGAGAACCCGGATATAGAGGTAGAGGTTGAGGTCAGGGGTAATAAGGCATACTTATACAGCAATGTCGCTATGGGTCCCGGAGGTCTTCCACTCGGATCAAGTGGGAGAGCACTAGTCTTGTTTTCGGGTGGCTTTGACTCTCCTGTAGCAGCGTGGATGATTGCTAAGAGGGGGGTGGAGGTCGACTTCCTACACTATGTAATGGGCTCCAGCGAGGTCTCTCGCCAGGCATTCAGCGTGGCAAGGAAGTTATCCGAGGAGTGGCTCAGCAGCTATAACCCGAGGTTTATAACAGTTGATTTTACACCTCTTATAGCCGAGATAGAGGAGAGAATAGAGTGGAGTTATAGGCAGGTGGTTCTCAGGGCATTAATGTACATGGTTGCCGACAAGATAGCTACGGAGCTAGGATACAACACCATCGTAACCGGTGAGGCCCTTTCACAGGCATCCAGCCAGACGCTTGCCAACCTGGTTGCGGTAGAGAGTGCTGTTTCACCGAGGAGCATTATATTGAGGCCTCTAATAGGCTTTGATAAAGAGGAGATCATAGAGTATTCGAGAAGGATCGGGCTATACGACTACTCTTCCAGGGTTGCCGAGACGTGTGCAATAGCTCCAACACACGTGGTTACCAGGATTTCCAGTGAGAAGCTTAAATCATTAATTGAGAGGCTGGACGTGAGGCTTGTGGAGAGGATGGCGGGAGAGTACAGGGTGGTAGATGTATTCTCTGCAAGTCCTGAGGAGGCTGTACCAGGCTATAGTGAGGAAATAGATTCGATACCAGGCGATTCAATAATCATAGATGTCAGGAGTTATGAGGAGTATAAGAGGGATGCGTTACCGGGAGCAATTCATCTAAGCATGGTTGACTTCAACAATCTACCCAGAGATAAGCCGGTAGTACTTTATTGTACAACAGGGGGGATCAGCTTACTCTTAGCGAGGGAGCTCCGCGGTAAGGGGTTTAAGGCGTATAGCCTACGCGGGGGCTTAGCAAGATATAGGGCTGGCTTGGAAAAGACGCGGTGA
- a CDS encoding DUF432 domain-containing protein, translating into MYGIGVSGRINIGDNIIEYDGARSRYRRMSRDGSITVSFDLQGEHSIVAEPIHSLYIPGFNTKYMLVELVDRIVVPPNSSVGFFIKIPVDLGVFMVGRDFYKLIDVAPLLNYYKYTLYGPLASLEEVSGILCRHWRSMSYNGKTSVEPGECLVEAEVVNELGDSITVSKILVDASYMPLYYEINTFNCYAGKIRMVVKSRDIGEIMYPRIQPPQGYLKADVPAELRPPPIPIIAWKTEMIWGL; encoded by the coding sequence ATGTATGGTATTGGGGTAAGTGGTAGGATCAATATTGGGGATAACATTATAGAATATGATGGAGCTAGGAGCAGGTATCGTAGGATGAGCAGGGACGGTTCCATAACTGTATCGTTTGACTTGCAGGGAGAGCATAGTATCGTCGCGGAACCTATTCACTCCCTCTACATACCGGGCTTCAACACAAAGTATATGCTCGTGGAGCTGGTTGATAGAATAGTTGTCCCTCCAAATTCCTCGGTAGGCTTCTTCATCAAGATCCCGGTGGATCTAGGCGTATTCATGGTTGGAAGAGACTTCTATAAGCTGATAGATGTTGCCCCGTTGCTCAATTATTATAAGTACACACTATATGGTCCCCTTGCATCGCTCGAGGAGGTAAGCGGGATCTTATGCAGGCACTGGAGAAGCATGAGTTACAATGGGAAAACAAGCGTTGAACCCGGGGAATGCCTAGTTGAGGCTGAGGTAGTAAACGAATTAGGGGATTCAATCACAGTCTCCAAGATACTTGTGGATGCATCCTATATGCCCCTCTACTATGAAATAAATACCTTCAACTGCTACGCTGGTAAGATAAGGATGGTTGTAAAGAGCAGGGATATCGGGGAAATAATGTATCCCAGGATCCAGCCGCCCCAGGGTTACTTGAAGGCTGATGTTCCAGCTGAACTAAGGCCCCCGCCTATCCCTATAATAGCTTGGAAAACAGAGATGATATGGGGTTTATGA